A part of Candidatus Electrothrix aestuarii genomic DNA contains:
- a CDS encoding CsgG/HfaB family protein, with amino-acid sequence MNWMRCFIVTAVVCIFSVYSSQPAWAERKNFMIPPFQNFSPCKVRTEYEVTFNDIEHPTTIITKSFQIDQYSEAGRSLLENKLVNMGAKIIERGRIDQMLYESKFTRQNGYVNEESALEMGMLAGADTLLMGTILNIQDEEETITAYGLNEHIKKTICSIRARIIDIKSGNIFFSETAKGEAASTASKHGGKINSDNAYAALKKAIDNLVEKDSFQNIVTKSSN; translated from the coding sequence ATGAATTGGATGAGGTGTTTTATTGTAACTGCTGTTGTTTGTATATTCAGTGTATACTCAAGTCAGCCAGCATGGGCTGAAAGAAAAAACTTCATGATCCCTCCATTCCAAAACTTTTCTCCTTGTAAAGTAAGAACAGAATATGAAGTAACCTTCAATGACATTGAGCATCCTACAACTATTATCACAAAATCTTTTCAAATAGATCAATATTCCGAGGCTGGTCGTTCTTTATTGGAAAACAAATTGGTTAATATGGGGGCAAAAATAATTGAACGAGGTCGAATCGATCAGATGTTATATGAGTCAAAGTTTACACGTCAAAATGGATATGTCAACGAGGAAAGTGCTCTTGAAATGGGTATGCTTGCCGGGGCGGACACATTGCTTATGGGAACAATTCTTAATATTCAGGATGAAGAAGAAACCATAACAGCGTATGGACTCAATGAACACATAAAGAAAACAATCTGTTCAATACGTGCTCGAATAATTGATATTAAGTCTGGAAATATCTTTTTTTCTGAAACAGCTAAAGGAGAGGCTGCCTCTACAGCCTCTAAACATGGGGGAAAAATAAATAGTGACAATGCATATGCTGCGCTAAAAAAAGCAATTGACAACCTAGTAGAAAAAGATTCATTTCAAAACATTGTAACAAAAAGTAGCAATTAA